The sequence atcacaaaatattcgtatcggtatcggccttaaaaattctatatcggtcgggctctacggacgcagtaaggtattgcagtaatacgagtgattgaaattgccatttaaaccaccaaagtggtccaagcacatgaaaacagttcatacttcaagtcacaccgggcgcagccatcttgaattctgtctcggaattttgctcggtcaccactgagttcaaccgagatggcgagttcgccgtccgaggaaaaggggcgtgtttgtgcgtgtcgctaggcaacgtcctcggacctccgagacggatggatattaaacgCAGCACTAGACCCCGAGGCCGTGCTGCCGGCCCCCTGCCGGGATTTGGTGCGCGGTTTGGTGCGCGGTTGCTCGAATTACGCGAATGAGCAATTGCAaaattccccccctccctggctaGACTCCTTGTCcaaccatacccccccccccccccccgttaggACTCTGCGTcttaccacccccccccttgttagtactctgcgtcttaccaccccccccccccccccccagtcaggACTCCGCGTCAAATCCCCCCCCTTGGCCCcgtgggctctaccggaaggggcgtgccttcgccactctattagaGATGATGCAGTCAGAGGGACCGGAACATATTAACATGTTCACATAAAGTTAACATGTTAACATAAAGTTACATGTTCACATAAAGTTAACATGTTCACATAAAGTCCACATGTTAACATGTTAACATAAAGTTAACGTTCCAATAGTAAAACAAAGTAAAACCAGGAACAACAATAAAACTGTTGcaacaaaatacacaaacatgcaagtaAAACCAAACGTGACATTCAAAGCTATTTCAACACAATATATGAGTATATCCTAAAAGGCTTAATGTGAAAACAATGAATCTATGGCCCCATAGCATGCAATTTATACCATGCAATGTaaagcacataaaaaaaaaaaaaaaaaaaatacagcagAATAATAACCCATACACCCACCGTCGGACAAAAGCCTGCGCATTAGGCATTCTCATAGCTCTCCAGCCTTTGTCGATTTCTCCCCAGGAGTTCAAAGCCATTTTGCTGTCTTTATATTCTTTCAATGAAAATGTTATAAATGCGGATAACTGCGGATCTCCTCGCACAAAGccagtttgttttgaagagAGCTGGTGAGTGCACTCTGTCCCTGACCTCATTGCACATGAGTGGAGTCTTCTAAAGGTTCGACAGCGATTGCCAAAGCTAGCGAGCAAAGCTAGCATGCTGGTCACGTGTTCATGTGTTTATGGGGCGTGGCTTTGGAGGAGGCCTGAATGGAGTCGtcttctctccattgaaacccattcatatttttcgatctcagaggtcccatgggctctaccggaaggggcgtgatttcgccactctattggagGGGTCATAAAGGAGTAATAGAGCCTACATCCCTTGGTCCTAGTTAAACGTTTTGTGGAGTATTTTACCTTGCCGCGGCTAAACTTAAATGCTGTTGCCGATACTCGTCACATGATGACATTGCTGTAGTAGTTGCAAGAGAGTAGAAGAGAATGTCTGTAACATAAAGTATCTGATATTAGTTTCTTTCCCATATGACCACAACTGGTGTTGCCGGAATAGCAATCTCAAAAGTCAAACAAGGCAAGGGACACCTCAATCCTTTAGTACAAGAGTAGATTGAGGCTGTTTAGGAAGGAACTTGTTTTACTGAACTCATGGTCGGGTCCCACTTGAAGGGCAGCATGTAGATGATATGGTTCCAACATCTCTGCCCCCTTAGCCATCAGGGCTGTTACGCTGTTCAATGTATCGTTGTAAACACCGGTGCATTCCAAAGATATTATTGGATGATCATGTCATGTTTTGAATGTCTTAATGATGTAATGCACTTTTGCTGGATCAATGATGCAGGTTTGCTGTGTCTCGCTCCAGGCTCCAGATGTTGAACATGTCCGCTCCCGGCGAGCTCAAGTCTCCCTGCGTGACGCGTAACGGCATGGTGAAGCTGCCCCCCGCCCAGCCCAACGGCATGCTGAGCGCCAGCATCACCAAGGGCACGCCCGCCGCCAAGAACCGCCTGTGCCAGTCCTCCTCCGCCTCGGTGccctccatcctcccccccccaccctccccgctgccctaccaccatcaccaccacctgcaccaccacccccaccccctcctgcaCCTGGAGGCCGGCCTGGGCCCCCAGGGGGGCTGCGGGCCCCACCCCGGTCTGGGGGCCGGCCTGCTGATGGGCCCCAACGGCCTGGAGGCGGGAAAGCCCCCGCTGGCCCTGAAGCCCCCCCTCCGCCCGCTGCAGCTGCCCCCCCTCACGCTGCCCAAGCCCCTGCTGCCGGCCGAGCGCCAGCTGGTGCTGGACGAGAAGCTGCTGAACCGGCTGCTGTGGTTCTTCACCACGGCCGAGAAATGCGCGCTGGCGCAGGTCTGCAAGACGTGGCGTAAGGTGCTGTACCAGCCCAAGTTCTGGGAGGGCGTGATGCCCATCCTGCACGCCAAGGAGCTGTATGCCCTGCAGCCCAGCGGGGACAAGGAGTTCGTCAGCCTGCAGGCCTTCGCCCTGCGCGGCTTCCAGGCCTTCTGCCTGGTGGGCGTGTCCGACCTGGACATCTGCGAGTTCATCGACAACTACCCCCTCTCCAAGAAGGGCGTGCGCTCCGTCAGCCTGAAGCGCTCCACCATCACCGACGCCGGCCTGGAGGTGAGGGGACGCGATCCATAATGTCACATGTTCCATGATCCAGTTGATAATCATCTGAATGCTAGAAGTGTGTTTAACAGGCTGGATGTGTAACTTAGGGCTAAATGAATAAGTACTTCAGTCCCAACAGATATATGAATGAATAAGGTGAATAAAGGACAAgataaaggttagggttagggttaggcaccTGATACAAATATGTAGGACTTGAACCGATTTTAATCAAATGAGATCGGAATCAGGTATGAGACAGAATACACTGTTACCTACGAATGTTCTAATGAATCCTATATGTTTATCAGTGCGATTGTAAGCAGCTTTGTATATTGGTATATTTATGTATCTAAGATAACATCCTTTGCCTCTTACAGGGATCGTGTTGCATCTACTTAGGGTTATTTATAAGTGCTTATCAACACTTTCCAATTTGATAAAAAATTAATTAGAGTGTTTTCACGCCTTCACATGTGATTAGTACATGGTTGCCTTGCCATTGGGAACACTGATATTGTTGGCAGATATTTCTGGGCACCAGGATATATGTATGATGATGGGGATGTTAAGATGTTTATTTGTTCATCAGTTTTAATAGCAGAAAGTACAGCAGAGCAGTTAAATTATAAACAGATCCAAAGTGTGTGCCCCCACTCAGTCCTGTCTGCGCCCCCAGGTAATGCTGGAGCAGATGCAGGGTCTCATGCACCTGGAGCTGTCGGGCTGCAACGACTTCACGGAGGCCGGCCTCTGGTCCAGCCTCAACGCCCGCCTCACCTCGCTCAGTGTCAGCGACTGCATCAACGTGGCAGACGACGCAATCGCCGCAATCTCCCAGCTCCTCCCCAACCTCTCGGAGCTCAGCCTGCAGGCCTACCATGTCACGGACACGGCCATGGCCTACTTCACCGCCAAACAGGTGACCgctgaaccctaacccttacctaaccccctaaccctaaccctaaccctaacctaaccctgtcCTCAGAGCAGACAAgcagtctataggaggtccgtgccagtctataggaggtccagtctataggaggtccgtaccagtctataggaggtccgtaccagtctataggaggtccgtaccagtctataggaggtccgtaccagtctataggaggtccgtaccagtctataggaggtccagtctataggaggtccagtctataggaggtccagtctataggaggtccgtaccagtctataggaggtccagtctataggaggtccgtaccagtctataggaggtctagtctataggaggtccagtctataggaggtccagtctataggaggtccagtctataggaggtccgtaccagtctataggaggtctAGTCTATAGGAGGTCTAGTCAATAGGAGgtccagtctataggaggtctagtctataggaggtccagtctataggaggtccagtctataggaggtccagtctataggaggtccgtaccagtctataggaggtccgtaccagtctataggaggtctagtctataggaggtccagtctataggaggtccagtctataggaggtccagtctataggaggtccgtgccagtctataggaggtccgtaccagtctataggaggtccagtctataggaggtccgtaccagtctataggaggtccgtaccagtctataggaggtccagtctataggaggtccagTCTATAGGCGGTTCGtaccagtctataggaggtccagtctataggaggtccagtctataggaggtccagtctataggaggtccagtctataggaggtccagtctataggaggtccgtaccagtctataggaggtccgtaccagtctataggaggtccgtaccagtctataggaggtctagtctataggaggtccagtctataggaggtccagtctataggaggtccagtctataggaggtccagtctataggaggtccgtaccagtctataggaggtccgtaccagtctataggaggtccgtaccagtctataggaggtccgtaccagtctataggaggtccgtaccagtctataggaggtctagtctataggaggtccagtctataggaggtccagtctataggaggtccagtctataggaggtccagtctataggaggtccagtctataggaggtccgtaccagtctataggaggtccgtaccagtctataggaggtccgtaccagtctataggaggtccgtaccagtctataggaggtctagtctataggaggtccagtctataggaggtccagtctataggaggtccagtctataggaggtccgtaccagtctataggaggtccgtaccagtctataggaggtctAGTCAATAGGAGgtccagtctataggaggtccagtctataggaggtccagtctataggaggtccagtctataggaggtccagTCAATAGGAGAtccagtctataggaggtccgtaccagtctataggaggtccgtaccagtctataggaggtccagtctataggaggtccagtctataggaggtccagtctataggagttccagtctataggaggtccgtaccagtctataggaggtccagtctataggaggtccagTCCATAGGAGGTCCAGTCTATAGGCGGTCCGtaccagtctataggaggtccaTTCCATAGGAGGTCCAGTCTATTGGAGGTCCAGTCCATAGGAGGTCCAGTCTATAGGCGGTCCGTACCAGTCTATAGGTGGTCTATACCAGCCGTGTCTTTGTGTTGCTATATGGTTTGTGTCTTAATGAAGAGACTAATGAAGTCCACTCCTACTCCAGGGCTACACCACCCACACCCTGCGGCTGCACTCTTGCTGGGAGATCACCAACCACGGAGTGGTCAACATGGTGCACAGCCTCCCCAACCTCACCGCCCTCAGCCTCTCCGGCTGCTCCAAGATCACAGACGACGGCGTGGAGCTGGTGGCCGAGAACCTGCGCAAGCTGCGGAGCCTGGACCTGTCCTGGTGCCCGCGGGTCACCGACATGGCCCTGGAGTACATCGCCTGCGACCTGCacaagctggaggagctggtcctggacaggtgtgtgtgatcCTTACAGCAAAGCACCTGGTGTGATGGTGCatgtaacgcacacacacacactgacacacacacacacacacacacacacacacacacacacacacacacacacacacacacacacacacacacacacacatttttgaatATGTCATGTTGGTAACTCTATTGAGCATTAGATTATCACTGCAGGTGAAAGCAGTCAGAAAGGGGAGGGTCGTAGCAGGATGACGCACATCACATTTCTGCTGAGCGGAGGTTAAAACTCTACCAGTTAATCTACTCAAACTGCAGCCTTTTCATGGGTTATGCAATAAAAAGTTGAAGTTATGAATTCATATTTAGAAATTATACAGAATCAATCAaggtatttgattacacaataATCATTGTAATAATGCTACTAAAGGAAAATTACTAGTTGAAAATTGaaatgttttgtaaatatttaaaAGCAGAACCTTCAGAAGCGTCCATAGTGTAACAGAGTGTAGTCCTGTGAGCAGCATGCTCCCACAGCTTGTGTCGGTAGTATTATCATTCTGGGTTGACCGGCCCCCTCAGAACATCCCCACGATAGGCTTCTAGATATTCTGTACACGCATAATAAACCAATGTAGACCCTTCCCACTAAACATTGTGTAAGAGCCAATATGCCaataatttatttataatgtttagtataataataataataataatatctttattttatattgcgcTTTTCAGATACCCAAAGTCGCAGATTACAAAGTCATAGAGGGGGGGGtattacagacagggggacagtacAAGCaggacacatttacatttacaggcaaagaaggggggggggtattacagacaggggggggggacaacacaagcatacacagcaCAGGCAGAAAAAACAGAGTTATTGAGATGTAACAGGGGGTAGAAGTGTAGGCAGTTGGGTAATGGTGGCTAGGGATAGGGAAGATCATAGGCTTGGGTGAAGAGGTATGTAATAAATATGCTTTGTTCATTCTAGATGCAAAAGATAATTGATCATGTCCTACCTGCTCACCGACAGCCAACAGAACTTCCTCCACAGTAACGCTACTATCCGGCAGGACTATCCTAACTCCCTGCCGGATAGACGGAGGTGGCGTCTCGGAGGACGCCATTCCTCCCAAAAACCTCCCGACACAACCACTGATCACTCGGCCAAATCAAAACTCTGCgccgctcacactcacacacaccggaAACggaaacagaggagaggagaggagagcgtggagagaggaggagaggaggagagaggagagaggagggaagaggagagaggaggagagaggaggagggaggagagaggaggagagaggaggagagaggaggaggagagaggaggagagaggaggagagaggaggagaggagcggagagaggaggagagaggaggagaggagcggagagaggaggagaggaggagagaggaggagagaggagagaggaggagagaggaggagggaggagagaggaggagagaggaggagagaggaggagagaggaggagagagagggaagagaagaggagaggagaggagaggagagcgtggagagaggaggagaggaggagagaggaggagagaggagagaggaggagagaggaggagggaggagagaggaggagagaggaggagagaggaggagagagagggaagagaagaggagaggagaggagaggagagcgtggagagaggaggagaggaggagaggaggagagaggagggaagaggagagaggaggagagaggaggagagaggagaggagaggaggagagaggaggagagaggaggagagaggaggagagagagggaagagaagaggagaggagaggagaggagagcgtggagagaggaggagaggaggagagaggaggagagaggagagaggaggagagaggaggagggaggagagaggaggagagaggaggagagaggaggagagagagggaagagaagaggagaggagaggagaggagagcgtggagagaggaggagaggaggagaggaggagagaggagggaagaggagagaggaggagagaggaggagagaggagaggagaggaggagagaggaggagagaggaggagagaggaggagagaggaggagagagaagggaagagcaGCATAAAGCCACTTAATGATGTCAGGGACAAGTAATGGTTGATCTTTGTAACCATGGTGATTGGTGACGTCACGTATGACAAGCGATGGTTGTCTTGTAaccatggtgatggtgatgtgtgtgtgtgttctcttcaTGCAGGTGCGTGCGGATCACAGACACCGGCCTGGGCTACCTGTCGACCATGTCCACGCTGAGGAGCCTCTACCTGCGCTGGTGCTGCCAGGTGACCCattagcacgcacacacacacacacacacacgcacacgcacacgcacacgcacacgcacacgcacacgcacacgcacacgcacacacacacacgcacacgcacacgcacacgcacacacgcacacgcacgcgcacacgcacacacagctgcaTGCTCCTGCTGTTTGTAGTTGTGTCCCCGAGCCAACTACAGAGAAATCATTATAATAAATGTTTTCTTTAAAGTTAAGCTACACCCGTTTATATGTGTAGTAGCCTCACCTCCAGTAGGTCTCACCTCCAGTAGGTCTCACCTCCAGTAGCCTCACCTCCAGTAGCTTCACCTCCAGTAGGCCCCACCTCCA comes from Gadus macrocephalus chromosome 2, ASM3116895v1 and encodes:
- the fbxl16 gene encoding F-box/LRR-repeat protein 16; the protein is MLNMSAPGELKSPCVTRNGMVKLPPAQPNGMLSASITKGTPAAKNRLCQSSSASVPSILPPPPSPLPYHHHHHLHHHPHPLLHLEAGLGPQGGCGPHPGLGAGLLMGPNGLEAGKPPLALKPPLRPLQLPPLTLPKPLLPAERQLVLDEKLLNRLLWFFTTAEKCALAQVCKTWRKVLYQPKFWEGVMPILHAKELYALQPSGDKEFVSLQAFALRGFQAFCLVGVSDLDICEFIDNYPLSKKGVRSVSLKRSTITDAGLEVMLEQMQGLMHLELSGCNDFTEAGLWSSLNARLTSLSVSDCINVADDAIAAISQLLPNLSELSLQAYHVTDTAMAYFTAKQGYTTHTLRLHSCWEITNHGVVNMVHSLPNLTALSLSGCSKITDDGVELVAENLRKLRSLDLSWCPRVTDMALEYIACDLHKLEELVLDRCVRITDTGLGYLSTMSTLRSLYLRWCCQVQDFGLQHLFGMRSLRLLSLAGCPLLTTTGLSGLIQLQDLEELELTNCPGATAELFKYYSQHLPHCMVIE